A DNA window from Christiangramia salexigens contains the following coding sequences:
- a CDS encoding quinol:cytochrome C oxidoreductase: protein MYTLSSKLKLTAIIFMIVGAIGLIYGFIAAPETVEEVKEMMASEHHGEGHAAEETAKINVEQLPGKNVATQNIEGYESETAHADEAHAEAGHGEEASHEDEHYEHILHQLQNKPWAALYVAAFFFFMISLGVLAFYAIQYAAQAGWSPVLFRVMEAITAYLLPGGIIVFVILVLSGLHMNHLFIWMDPEVVAHDEIIQNKTAYLNVPFFLIRAAIYLGGWAFFRHLLRKNSIRQDEATDDVWFKKNFKLAAGFLVFFIVTESMMSWDWIMSLDPHWFSTLFGWFVFASLFVSGITTIAIISIYLKSRGYLEFVNDSHIHDLAKFMFGISIFWTYLWFSQFMLIWYSNIPEEVVYFIQRIEDYQLPFFGMLITNFLFPVLLLMNSDYKRVNWFVVMTGVVILLGHYLNVYVLVMPATVGESWFIGIPEISAVLLFAGLFVYIVFNSLTKAPLLAKRNPFIKESKHYHY from the coding sequence ATGTATACGCTATCCAGTAAATTAAAATTAACAGCAATCATTTTTATGATTGTTGGTGCAATAGGTCTCATTTATGGATTCATTGCTGCACCGGAAACCGTAGAAGAGGTTAAGGAAATGATGGCCTCAGAACATCATGGTGAAGGGCATGCAGCAGAGGAAACCGCAAAAATCAATGTAGAACAACTGCCTGGTAAAAATGTTGCCACGCAAAATATAGAAGGCTACGAAAGTGAGACTGCTCATGCAGATGAAGCTCACGCCGAAGCCGGACATGGAGAAGAAGCTTCTCATGAGGACGAGCATTATGAGCACATTTTGCATCAATTGCAAAATAAGCCATGGGCTGCTCTTTATGTAGCTGCATTCTTTTTCTTTATGATCTCTCTTGGAGTACTTGCATTCTATGCGATCCAGTACGCTGCTCAGGCAGGTTGGTCTCCGGTACTATTTAGAGTGATGGAAGCTATTACAGCTTACCTTCTACCTGGAGGTATCATCGTCTTTGTGATATTAGTGCTTTCAGGACTTCATATGAACCACCTTTTTATCTGGATGGATCCTGAGGTTGTGGCTCACGATGAGATCATACAAAACAAAACAGCATACTTAAATGTACCTTTCTTCCTTATTAGAGCTGCTATCTATCTTGGAGGATGGGCATTTTTCAGACATCTGCTTAGAAAGAACTCTATCCGTCAGGATGAGGCTACAGATGATGTTTGGTTTAAAAAGAACTTTAAACTTGCAGCTGGGTTCCTTGTATTCTTCATAGTAACAGAATCTATGATGTCATGGGACTGGATCATGAGTTTAGATCCACACTGGTTTAGTACTCTGTTTGGATGGTTCGTATTCGCCAGTCTTTTCGTATCTGGTATTACAACTATCGCGATCATTAGTATCTATCTTAAATCAAGAGGATATCTTGAATTCGTGAATGATAGTCATATTCATGATCTTGCTAAGTTTATGTTCGGGATTAGTATTTTCTGGACTTACCTTTGGTTCTCTCAGTTTATGTTGATCTGGTATTCTAATATTCCTGAAGAAGTTGTGTACTTCATTCAAAGAATTGAAGATTATCAATTACCATTCTTCGGAATGCTTATCACAAACTTTCTGTTCCCTGTTCTTCTATTGATGAATAGTGATTATAAGAGAGTGAACTGGTTCGTGGTAATGACAGGTGTTGTGATCCTGCTAGGACACTATCTAAACGTGTATGTACTTGTGATGCCTGCTACTGTTGGTGAATCATGGTTCATTGGAATTCCTGAAATAAGCGCAGTATTGCTATTCGCTGGTCTGTTTGTATATATAGTTTTCAA
- a CDS encoding SPOR domain-containing protein, with the protein MKKLKFSHIIGCAVAVIFFNTDLQAQQGSVNIQQNKKIEKLMEVKTELNKNNKIGDRFVIQLYYGDNGEANEVIKKYREIYKYPSQIAYEAPNYKVWVGNFRNRLEADRALLKIKENFPAAFIPKPQRK; encoded by the coding sequence ATGAAGAAATTAAAATTTTCACACATTATAGGCTGCGCCGTTGCAGTCATCTTTTTTAATACTGATTTACAGGCCCAACAAGGCAGTGTAAACATTCAACAAAATAAAAAGATCGAGAAATTGATGGAAGTGAAAACCGAGCTCAATAAGAATAACAAGATCGGGGATCGTTTTGTGATCCAATTATATTATGGTGATAATGGAGAAGCGAACGAAGTAATAAAAAAGTACAGGGAAATTTATAAGTATCCATCACAAATAGCATACGAAGCACCTAACTACAAAGTTTGGGTAGGCAACTTCAGAAACCGACTGGAAGCAGACAGAGCTCTTTTAAAGATCAAAGAGAACTTCCCTGCAGCATTTATCCCGAAGCCACAGAGGAAATAA
- a CDS encoding c-type cytochrome, which yields MKKVNFRHSTSRQLLLSVAFLFSFTLFSFSQEGAAQDAPAQEQASAQSDDAGGAELGDPAAGKELFNSLCAACHKPYSESIGPALNGVTDRHDKEWIQTWISNSAAMVASGDPEAVEVYEEYNQTAMPAFPQLTESDVDNILAYVEQPKPEPQAAVAGAGGEAGGSGASGGVSVNVILGILVFVLAILLVVLFLVNKTLRNFASASGIALPEKPKRKPIWQSFVENQFLMVVSAVVVLLTVGYFAYGWMMQVGVDKGYQPIQPIHYSHRIHAGDNEIECKYCHSSARTSKHSGIPSLNVCMNCHKSISEVAPETATEEYSKEFYDKEIAKLYDAAGWDPATRTFSGDQKPVKWVRIHNLPDFAYFNHSQHVSVAGIQCQKCHGPIEEMEIVYQNAPLTMGWCINCHRETNIKIEGNEYYEKIHEELSKKYGVEELTAAQMGGLECGKCHY from the coding sequence ATGAAAAAGGTGAATTTCCGCCATTCAACTTCGCGACAACTACTCTTAAGCGTAGCATTTTTATTTTCATTCACATTATTCAGCTTTTCGCAGGAAGGTGCTGCGCAGGATGCTCCTGCCCAGGAACAGGCCAGCGCACAGAGTGATGATGCGGGTGGTGCAGAATTAGGTGACCCGGCTGCAGGTAAAGAATTATTTAATTCCCTGTGTGCCGCATGTCATAAACCCTATTCGGAATCTATTGGTCCTGCTCTTAATGGAGTGACGGATAGACATGATAAGGAGTGGATCCAGACATGGATTAGTAATTCTGCTGCTATGGTCGCTTCTGGTGACCCTGAAGCGGTAGAGGTCTACGAAGAGTACAATCAAACCGCTATGCCTGCTTTTCCGCAGCTTACTGAGTCTGATGTAGATAATATTCTTGCTTATGTTGAGCAGCCAAAACCTGAGCCGCAGGCAGCAGTTGCTGGTGCCGGAGGTGAAGCTGGTGGTTCCGGAGCATCTGGAGGGGTTTCTGTAAATGTGATCCTTGGAATTCTGGTATTTGTACTTGCCATTCTATTGGTTGTTTTATTTCTGGTGAATAAGACACTTAGAAACTTTGCATCTGCATCTGGTATCGCATTGCCTGAAAAACCTAAAAGAAAGCCGATCTGGCAATCTTTTGTGGAGAATCAATTTCTGATGGTGGTTAGTGCTGTAGTGGTGTTGCTTACTGTTGGTTATTTTGCATACGGATGGATGATGCAGGTAGGGGTTGATAAAGGTTATCAGCCAATACAGCCAATCCATTATTCTCACAGAATTCATGCCGGTGACAATGAGATTGAGTGTAAATACTGTCACTCTTCTGCGCGAACATCTAAACATTCAGGGATTCCTTCTCTAAATGTTTGTATGAACTGTCACAAATCTATTTCTGAAGTTGCTCCTGAAACAGCGACTGAAGAATACTCTAAAGAATTTTACGATAAAGAGATTGCTAAATTATATGATGCGGCCGGATGGGATCCTGCTACCAGAACATTCTCTGGAGACCAGAAGCCTGTTAAATGGGTTCGTATTCATAATTTACCGGATTTCGCATATTTCAATCACTCGCAACACGTAAGTGTGGCCGGTATTCAGTGTCAGAAATGTCATGGTCCTATTGAGGAGATGGAGATCGTTTATCAAAACGCTCCGCTAACTATGGGATGGTGTATTAACTGTCACAGAGAAACTAATATCAAGATCGAGGGTAACGAGTATTATGAGAAGATTCATGAAGAGTTATCTAAGAAATATGGAGTAGAAGAGCTTACAGCTGCTCAGATGGGTGGACTAGAATGTGGTAAGTGTCACTATTAA
- the nrfD gene encoding NrfD/PsrC family molybdoenzyme membrane anchor subunit — MSHYEAPIRKPLVTGNKSYHDVTVDVAAPVEGRANKSWWIVFSISLVAFLWGVGCIVYTISTGIGTWGLNKTVGWAWDITNFVWWVGIGHAGTLISAVLLLFRQKWRMAINRSAEAMTIFSVMQAGLFPLIHMGRPWLAYWVLPIPNQFGSLWVNFNSPLLWDVFAISTYLSVSLVFWWTGLLPDFAMIRDRAITPFTKRVYGILSFGWSGRAKDWQRFEEVSLVLAGLATPLVLSVHTIVSFDFATSVIPGWHTTIFPPYFVAGAIFSGFAMVNTLLIIMRKVSNLEDYITIQHIELMNIVIMITGSIVGTAYITELVIAWYSGVEYEQYAFLNRATGPYWWAYWSMMTCNVFSPQFMWFKKLRTSIMFSFFISIVVNIGMWFERFVIIVTSLHRDYLPSSWTMFSPTFVDIGIFIGTIGFFFVLFLLYARSFPVIAQAEVKTILKSSGEKYKKLRAEHGDDVKHYDHETVGREPSQNKDKTDRAGHSHEDTVNADALVISEVTKDKIDQMLERIGTYDPKTQEADDLTKLKNVGPVLQQHLHQVGIYLFDQVSRLTEKDFELLDEVIESFPIEKNREGWVAQANELKNK, encoded by the coding sequence ATGTCTCATTACGAAGCACCTATACGAAAGCCTCTAGTTACCGGGAACAAAAGCTATCACGATGTGACTGTTGATGTTGCTGCCCCGGTTGAAGGAAGGGCTAACAAATCCTGGTGGATAGTTTTCTCTATCTCCCTTGTTGCCTTTCTCTGGGGTGTAGGATGTATAGTTTACACAATTTCTACAGGTATTGGAACCTGGGGATTAAACAAAACAGTAGGTTGGGCCTGGGATATCACCAACTTTGTATGGTGGGTAGGTATTGGTCACGCCGGTACACTTATTTCAGCCGTACTGCTGCTTTTCCGTCAAAAATGGAGAATGGCAATTAACAGGTCTGCAGAGGCGATGACAATTTTCTCTGTAATGCAGGCAGGTCTTTTCCCTTTAATTCACATGGGTCGTCCATGGCTTGCATATTGGGTACTTCCAATTCCAAACCAATTCGGTTCGCTGTGGGTTAACTTTAACTCTCCGCTTCTTTGGGATGTATTTGCGATCTCAACTTATCTTTCGGTATCACTTGTTTTCTGGTGGACTGGATTATTACCTGACTTCGCAATGATTCGTGATAGAGCTATTACTCCTTTTACAAAAAGAGTATATGGTATACTATCTTTTGGATGGAGTGGTCGTGCTAAAGACTGGCAGAGATTCGAAGAAGTTTCATTGGTACTAGCCGGATTGGCAACACCACTTGTACTTTCGGTTCACACCATAGTATCTTTTGACTTCGCAACTTCTGTGATTCCGGGATGGCACACTACCATTTTCCCTCCTTACTTCGTTGCAGGAGCAATTTTCTCAGGATTCGCAATGGTGAACACCCTTCTTATCATCATGAGGAAGGTTTCTAATCTTGAAGATTATATTACTATTCAGCATATCGAACTTATGAACATTGTAATCATGATTACAGGTTCTATAGTTGGTACAGCATATATTACCGAGCTTGTTATTGCATGGTATTCCGGAGTGGAATACGAACAGTATGCATTCCTTAACAGAGCAACTGGACCTTACTGGTGGGCATACTGGAGTATGATGACTTGTAACGTGTTCTCTCCGCAGTTCATGTGGTTCAAGAAACTAAGAACAAGTATCATGTTCTCTTTCTTTATCTCGATCGTGGTAAACATAGGAATGTGGTTTGAGCGTTTCGTAATTATCGTGACATCGCTTCACCGTGATTACCTTCCGTCTTCATGGACAATGTTCTCTCCAACATTTGTGGATATAGGAATATTCATCGGTACAATTGGATTCTTCTTTGTGTTGTTCCTGCTATACGCTCGTTCGTTCCCTGTGATCGCTCAGGCCGAGGTTAAGACAATACTTAAGTCTTCCGGTGAAAAGTATAAGAAATTAAGAGCTGAGCACGGTGATGATGTAAAGCATTATGATCATGAAACTGTTGGGCGTGAGCCTTCGCAGAATAAGGATAAGACTGATAGAGCCGGTCATTCTCATGAAGACACCGTAAATGCTGATGCTTTGGTTATTTCTGAAGTTACGAAAGATAAAATTGACCAGATGCTTGAAAGGATTGGTACTTACGATCCAAAAACACAGGAAGCAGACGATCTTACTAAGCTTAAGAACGTAGGACCTGTTTTACAACAGCATTTACACCAGGTTGGAATCTATCTTTTTGATCAGGTAAGCAGGTTAACAGAAAAGGATTTTGAATTGCTGGATGAAGTGATCGAAAGTTTCCCTATTGAAAAGAATAGAGAAGGATGGGTTGCTCAGGCAAACGAACTAAAAAATAAATAA
- a CDS encoding c-type cytochrome, producing the protein MRSLFHKTIALFLVSFAVISCQDKGDPNYQYMPDMYESVGYETYGEYDVFENGQEAKLPVEGTVARGWMPYEYQNNTMDAQEAKVKLTNPMLYTEDNYNNGKQLYTIYCAVCHGDKGDGKGILVEREKILGVPSYDDAGRAITEGSVYHVMYYGLNNMGSYASQTTIEERWQIAHYVMSLKDKLEGKPEKEFVKESAKTKLLPSRADVDLYEDAGDKDSSKDNGTGLDTSDNQTEIQE; encoded by the coding sequence ATGAGAAGTTTGTTCCATAAAACTATAGCATTGTTCCTCGTTTCCTTCGCGGTAATTTCGTGTCAGGATAAGGGAGATCCAAACTATCAATATATGCCAGACATGTACGAGTCTGTAGGTTATGAAACCTATGGAGAGTATGATGTTTTTGAAAATGGCCAGGAGGCGAAACTTCCCGTTGAGGGAACCGTAGCCAGAGGTTGGATGCCGTACGAGTATCAGAATAACACAATGGATGCTCAAGAGGCTAAGGTTAAATTGACCAATCCAATGTTGTATACTGAAGATAATTACAATAACGGTAAACAACTCTACACTATCTACTGTGCGGTTTGTCACGGTGATAAAGGTGATGGGAAAGGTATTCTTGTAGAAAGAGAGAAGATCCTTGGTGTTCCTTCTTACGATGATGCAGGACGTGCAATTACAGAAGGAAGTGTCTATCACGTAATGTACTACGGTCTTAACAATATGGGCTCTTATGCTTCTCAGACTACAATCGAGGAACGCTGGCAGATCGCTCATTATGTGATGAGCCTTAAGGATAAGCTTGAAGGGAAGCCTGAAAAGGAATTTGTGAAAGAATCGGCTAAGACCAAACTTCTTCCTTCTAGAGCAGATGTTGATTTATATGAGGATGCCGGAGATAAAGATTCATCAAAAGACAATGGAACTGGTCTGGATACTTCAGACAACCAAACCGAAATTCAAGAATAA
- a CDS encoding DUF3341 domain-containing protein translates to MASKVIHAIYNDDDLLLQAVKQVREARYHIGEIYCPFPVHGLDKAMGLAPTRLAITSFLYGLVGLSVAVAMMNFIMIEDWPQDIGGKPSFSFIENMPSFVPIMFELTVFFAAHLMVITFYMRSKLWPFKEAENPDVRTTDDVFLMEVDAANHNIDDLTNFLYDTGASEIKLIDNK, encoded by the coding sequence ATGGCATCTAAAGTTATACACGCTATTTACAACGATGACGATCTGCTATTACAAGCTGTGAAGCAGGTTCGTGAAGCACGCTATCATATTGGTGAAATCTACTGCCCATTTCCGGTTCACGGACTTGATAAGGCAATGGGGCTTGCACCAACAAGACTGGCCATCACATCATTTCTTTATGGATTGGTAGGATTATCTGTAGCAGTTGCTATGATGAATTTTATCATGATAGAGGACTGGCCACAGGATATTGGTGGAAAACCAAGTTTTAGTTTTATTGAGAACATGCCTTCTTTCGTTCCAATTATGTTCGAATTAACGGTATTCTTTGCGGCTCACTTGATGGTGATCACTTTTTACATGAGAAGTAAATTATGGCCTTTCAAAGAAGCAGAGAATCCAGATGTTAGAACCACAGATGATGTGTTCTTAATGGAGGTAGACGCAGCGAACCATAATATAGATGACCTTACTAACTTTTTGTATGATACAGGTGCATCTGAAATTAAATTAATTGATAATAAATAG
- a CDS encoding TAT-variant-translocated molybdopterin oxidoreductase yields MSSNKKYWKSVEELNEESSVVETLQQKEFAEEIPVEDFLGDKSSLEDSKTSRRDFLKYVGFSTAAASLAACEGPVTKSIPYVVQPERIVPGIANFYASTIADGFDFASVLVKTREGRPIKIENNDLSKFKGGANARVHASVLSLYDTKRVKRPMIEGRNVSWEEFDRQVKSELENVNGEIVLLTQTFASPSTTKLIEEFSSKYGNVRHVVYDTVSEDAALNAFQAKYGTRALPNYDFSKVKTVVGVGADFLADWQGGGFDSAYAKTRIPKNGKMSRHIQFESNMSLTGANADKRVPVKPSQQKAVLAALKSYVSGSSSTSELPAKIDDAVVKAARQLRKAGSGAVVACGIPDMEAQMWALEINEALGSKVMDTSNARMIRQGNASEVAKLVKDMNNGSVGALLIAGLNPVHTLPNSKEFTEGLSKVGTVVDFTMRADETSKLSKYVAATPHYLESWGDIQFSEKSFSLMQPTIRPLFDTRQFQDSLLKWSDNSASYLEYIQETWSAGFGGKSWSEALHDGVFEAQSPVAVSATAEAAGATGVTSTFEQDLQGDGFELTLYTNTAIGDGQQFNNPWLQEMPDPLTRASWDNYITMSRADAEALGVFNENVANGGLNGSYVNVSVGDTVVKQVPVYILPGQAKGSVGLALGYGRKAGIQEEMQTGVNAYPLYKDFRSVQKVQIEKAAGVHEFACVQLHNTLMGRGDIIKETSLEVFNTKDAHVWNKTPEVSLNHQETPVTSPEVDIWDSFDRSTGPHFNLSIDLNACTGCGACVIACHSENNVPVVGKEEVRKSRDMHWLRIDRYFSSEDTFGDDLEKKENINGLGGSLSEFGELEEPADNPQVIFQPVMCQHCNHAPCETVCPVAATSHGRQGQNQMIYNRCVGTRYCANNCPYKVRRFNWFNYAQNDEFDYHMNNDLGRMVLNPDVTVRSRGVMEKCSMCIQKTQATILEAKREGRTIKDGEFQTACSAACDKGAMVFGDVNNEDSQILEKKNDDRMYHLLEYLGTKPNVMYQTKVRNTTEA; encoded by the coding sequence ATGTCATCAAACAAGAAATACTGGAAAAGTGTTGAAGAGCTAAATGAAGAGAGCTCTGTTGTTGAGACGCTCCAACAAAAGGAATTTGCTGAGGAGATCCCGGTAGAGGACTTTCTAGGGGATAAATCTTCTCTTGAGGATTCAAAAACTTCAAGAAGAGATTTCCTTAAGTATGTTGGATTCAGTACAGCAGCTGCATCACTGGCTGCCTGCGAAGGCCCTGTGACAAAGTCTATTCCTTACGTTGTGCAACCTGAAAGGATTGTACCCGGAATCGCGAATTTTTATGCATCTACAATTGCTGATGGTTTTGATTTCGCAAGTGTATTGGTGAAAACTCGTGAGGGTAGACCAATTAAAATTGAAAACAATGACCTTTCGAAGTTCAAGGGTGGAGCTAATGCTCGTGTCCATGCTTCGGTATTGTCATTATATGATACTAAAAGGGTTAAGCGCCCTATGATCGAGGGAAGAAATGTTTCCTGGGAAGAATTTGACCGTCAGGTTAAATCTGAACTTGAAAACGTGAACGGTGAGATCGTACTTTTGACTCAGACGTTTGCAAGTCCTTCGACTACAAAGTTAATTGAAGAGTTTTCTTCAAAGTATGGAAATGTTCGTCACGTAGTTTATGATACTGTTTCTGAAGATGCTGCTTTAAATGCATTTCAGGCGAAGTATGGAACACGTGCATTGCCAAATTACGACTTCTCTAAAGTTAAGACTGTAGTTGGTGTTGGTGCCGATTTCCTTGCTGACTGGCAGGGTGGTGGATTTGATTCAGCTTACGCTAAGACAAGAATTCCTAAGAATGGAAAAATGTCTCGTCATATTCAGTTCGAATCCAATATGAGTTTAACCGGTGCGAATGCAGATAAGCGTGTGCCTGTTAAGCCATCTCAGCAAAAAGCGGTGCTTGCAGCTCTTAAATCTTATGTTAGCGGAAGTTCTTCTACTAGTGAACTGCCGGCTAAAATTGATGATGCTGTAGTAAAGGCTGCGAGACAATTGAGAAAAGCTGGAAGTGGTGCGGTAGTAGCTTGTGGTATTCCAGATATGGAAGCTCAAATGTGGGCTCTTGAAATCAATGAAGCTCTTGGTAGCAAGGTGATGGATACTTCAAATGCAAGAATGATCCGTCAGGGTAACGCAAGTGAAGTTGCCAAGCTTGTAAAAGATATGAATAATGGTAGTGTAGGTGCTCTGTTGATCGCCGGACTAAATCCTGTTCATACTTTACCAAATTCTAAAGAATTTACCGAAGGTCTTTCTAAAGTTGGAACCGTAGTAGACTTTACTATGAGAGCCGATGAGACCTCAAAATTAAGTAAATATGTTGCTGCGACTCCACATTACCTGGAGAGCTGGGGTGATATTCAGTTTAGTGAGAAGTCATTCAGCTTAATGCAGCCAACTATCAGACCTTTATTTGATACCCGTCAATTTCAGGACAGTTTATTAAAATGGTCGGATAATAGTGCTTCTTACCTTGAATATATACAGGAAACCTGGTCTGCAGGTTTTGGTGGAAAATCATGGAGCGAAGCTCTACATGATGGTGTGTTCGAAGCGCAATCTCCTGTTGCTGTTTCTGCTACAGCTGAGGCTGCCGGTGCAACTGGTGTGACTTCAACTTTTGAGCAGGATCTTCAGGGAGACGGATTCGAATTAACATTATATACCAATACAGCTATTGGTGACGGTCAGCAATTCAACAACCCATGGTTGCAGGAGATGCCAGACCCGTTAACAAGAGCTTCATGGGACAACTATATTACTATGTCCAGGGCAGATGCCGAGGCTCTTGGTGTGTTCAATGAGAACGTAGCGAATGGTGGTCTTAATGGTAGTTATGTAAATGTAAGTGTAGGAGATACTGTTGTAAAACAAGTGCCGGTATATATCTTACCGGGGCAGGCAAAAGGATCTGTTGGTTTGGCACTTGGATACGGAAGAAAAGCCGGTATTCAGGAAGAAATGCAAACAGGTGTGAATGCTTATCCTTTATATAAAGACTTTAGATCTGTACAAAAGGTGCAGATCGAGAAAGCAGCTGGAGTTCATGAGTTCGCTTGTGTTCAGTTGCACAATACTTTAATGGGTAGAGGTGATATCATCAAGGAAACAAGCCTTGAGGTGTTCAATACCAAAGATGCCCATGTTTGGAATAAAACTCCTGAGGTTTCATTAAACCACCAGGAAACCCCGGTAACTTCTCCTGAAGTTGATATCTGGGATAGCTTTGACAGATCTACAGGACCTCACTTTAACCTGAGTATCGATCTTAATGCATGTACCGGTTGTGGTGCCTGCGTGATCGCATGTCACTCAGAGAACAATGTTCCTGTTGTAGGTAAAGAAGAAGTTAGAAAATCCAGAGATATGCACTGGTTGCGTATTGACCGTTATTTCTCTTCTGAAGATACCTTTGGTGATGATCTTGAAAAGAAAGAAAATATTAATGGACTTGGCGGTTCGCTTTCTGAGTTCGGAGAGCTTGAAGAGCCGGCTGACAATCCTCAGGTGATTTTCCAACCTGTAATGTGTCAGCATTGTAACCATGCTCCATGTGAAACAGTTTGTCCTGTTGCGGCAACTTCACATGGTAGACAGGGGCAAAACCAAATGATCTATAACCGTTGTGTAGGTACAAGATATTGTGCTAACAACTGTCCTTACAAGGTGCGTCGTTTCAACTGGTTCAATTACGCTCAGAATGATGAGTTTGATTACCATATGAACAATGATCTTGGAAGAATGGTACTTAACCCGGATGTGACTGTACGTTCAAGAGGGGTTATGGAGAAATGTTCTATGTGTATTCAGAAAACTCAGGCAACGATTCTTGAAGCTAAGCGTGAAGGAAGAACAATTAAGGATGGAGAGTTCCAGACTGCATGTTCTGCCGCTTGTGACAAGGGAGCTATGGTCTTTGGAGATGTGAATAACGAGGACTCTCAAATTCTTGAAAAGAAAAATGATGACAGGATGTATCATCTGCTTGAGTATCTAGGTACAAAACCAAATGTGATGTACCAGACAAAAGTTAGAAATACAACCGAAGCTTAA